The genomic segment TGCGGGTCCTGATCGGGTCGTGGTTCATCATGTTGCCGTGACTATAGGGACTAATATGGCAATGATGGAGAAAAACCTCGCCCTCTTTGACGTCCGCATAACTGTCTTGTAAGTTCACTCGCTTGTCCCGAAGTGATTTCACCTCGGTGCCCTTGAGCACAATTCCGGCCTCGAACTTTTCTTCGATAAAATAATCGTGGTAGGCCTTCCGATTGGTAGCCACGACCTTCCCCTGATCTTCTGTTTCTTTAGCCATAACTCGACACCGACGCCTTGATCTATTTCTCCGCTACCGCCTATGATGCCACATGGCTGGCCCTCGCACACTCGATTCCTTTGGGAGCATCCTGTCCGGTCTTTCCAAGCGGCTTGGCCTTGAATCACGACTGCTGGAACTTCGCTTGCAGCGTCGTTGGCATGAGCTCGTGGGCGAACCCATGGCGTCTCATACCTGGCCGGCTCAGATTCGCTTCAAGAAGCTCTACCTCGTCGTCAGAAATTCCGTCTGGCTCCAACAGTTGACGTTCCTCAAGCCGGCGCTCTTAACGAAGCTGCAGGCAGAGTTCGGGACCGAGTGTGTGGCCGACATTGCGGGTCGGGTCGGAGAGCTTCCCGCCTCGTCGGAGGCGTCTTCCGCACCTCTCACCACCGATCTTGGGTCACCTCAGCCAGGAGAATCTTCAGCTGAGGTGTGCTCACATACCACTGTCATTCAAGATCCTGCGCTCCGTGAGCACTTTAGAAAGGTGATATCGGCTTACCTTGTGCAGGCTCCTCCTCCACCGGCAAAGAGTCCGTCACGCGTCCCTTGAAGAGGATCCGTGTGTTGTTGGAGATGTGGCCATTCATAGGGATAGGTCCTACGCCTCCCTCTTCTTCCTGATCCTGCAATCGATAATACCCGCGCATGTGCCGTTCATAGTCGTTGATGACTGTCGCATCCCCAGCCAGATACTTCGCCAGCACCTCTGGATCGGTCCAACCGTGGTCGTCGAACACGTAAATCGTGATCTGTCTATACCAACCACTGGGATCGCCTGGAGTGGTGGGGTGGATCTTCATGGGAGCGAAATCGTGCGTTTGGTGGCCGACCTTTCGAAAACGCTTCACCAGCGATTCGATCTCCTCATTGGAGGTTCCGCGGGGAACGTCCGTGGTGACGATCTGGCTTGATTGTGCACCGACCGTATAGGGAGGAATCGATCGATCGGGGCGGCTGAGGTACATACCCCCCCAGATCAAGGCGAAAGATCCCACAAAGACGCTCAGTGCGATCTTGACGACGATATCCATCGGCTTCTTGGTTGTGGGACCGGAGGAAGACGGAGACATAGGAGAAGTCGCTTCCTCGTGCATGGAACAACTACACGGCTCGGTGGAATTAGGCTTCGGGGGTGTCTTCCGAACCCGCGTCCTCTCGTTCGATCACTTCCGCCAATCTGGCGACGCCCACCACTCGATCTCCTTCACCGTCGAGATCGAGAATGCGGACACCTTGAGTATTCCGGCCAATCTCACGGATATCATCAACTTTGCAACGGAGTACCTTCCCTTGCGCCGCCATCAACATGATTTGGTCGTCATCTCGTACTTGAAGAAATCCCACCGCCAGACCGTTTCGCTCCGTCGTCTTGACGCTGATGATGCCTTTGCCGCCACGACCCTGGATACGGTATTCACCCACAGGTGTTCGTTTGCCGTAGCCACCTTCCGTGACGGTCAAAATGGATGTCGTGGAATCCGGGGTGATGGTTTCCATGCCGATAACTTCATTTCCCTCTTCGAGGGTGATCCCTTTCACCCCATACGCCGTCCGGCCCATGGATCTCACCTCTTCTTCTTTGAATCGAATGGTGAGGCCCTGCCGTGTCCCGAGAAGAATTTCCCGCTGTCCATCGGTCAGTTGAACACTGATCAGCTTATCGCCGCTCTCAAGTCCCAAGGCGATGATCCCGCCTTGCCGTGGATTGCTGAACGCGGACAGTTCCGTCTTTTTGATGATGCCCTTCTTGGTGCCCATCACAATATACCGGTCGTCCCTGAACTCTTTCACCGGCAATGTGGCCGTGACCTTTTCATTACTCGACAGCGCGAGCAGATTGACGAGCGCTTTGCCCTTTGCAGCACGGCTGGCCTCAGGAATTTCATGGACCTTTAACCAATACACCTTGCCGGCATCCGTGAAAAAGAGCAGTGAATCATGCGTGGAGGCCGTGAAGAGATTCACGACGAAATCTTCCTCCTTGATCCCCATGCCGATCTTGCCTTTTCCTCCTCGTCGCTGGGCACGATAGAGCGACACGGCATTTCGTTTGATATATCCGGCATGAGAGATCGTGACGATCACTTCTTCTGCTGCAATCAGATCTTCCAGAGTGATTTCCGCCTCTTCCTTGACGATCTGTGTCCGTCGCTCGTCCTTATACGCTTCCCGAATTTCGGTCAGCTCGTCCTTAATGATCGTCTGGACCAGTTCCCGGTTGGCGAGGATGGACTTCAAATACTCGATCTGCCTCAGCACGTCTTGGTACTCTTCGACGAGTTTCGTCCGCTCAAGCTGCGTTAAGCGCTGGAGCCGCATGTCAAGGATCGCACTAGCCTGGATTTCGGTAAGGCCAAACTCGCGCATCAACCCAGCCCGTGCTTCGTCCGGCGATTGCGACCGACGTATGAGAGCGATCACGGCATCGAGATTGTCGAGTGCGATCTTGAGCCCTTCGAGGATATGCGCCCGCTCTTCCGCCTTGCGCAACTCGTAGGCGGTGCGGCGGACGACGACTTCCCGTCGGTGATCGAGGAAATGATGCAGAATTTGTTTGAGATTCAGGACTTCCGGACGATTGTTGACCAGCGCCAACATAATAACGCCGAAGGTTGTTTCAAGAGGGGTGTGTTTGTACAGATTATTCAACACGACCAGCGGGATTTCACCTCGCTTGAGCTCGATGACCACCCGGACCCCCTCACGGTCCGATGACTCATCTCGCAAATCGGAGATGCCTTTGATCCGGTCCTCCTGAACCAGCTCGGCAATTTTTTTGATCAACGACACCTTGTTGACTTGATACGGAATCTCCGTCACAAGGAGCCGTTCACGCTCGGTGCGTTCATCGATCTCTACCACGACTTTTGCCCGCAACTTCAAGAGACCCCGACCGGTCTCGTACGCTGCCTTGATCCCGCTCATGCCGTAGATGAACCCAGCCGTTGGAAAATCAGGCCCCGGGATCTTTTTCATCAACTGGGCGATCGTGACGTCTTGATTCTCCAACAGCAGAAGCAATCCATCGATGATCTCAGCAATGTTGTGCGTCGGGATATTCGTGGCATAGCCGACCGCGATGCCGCCCGCTCCGTTAATGAGGAGATTCGGCACCCTGCTCGGCAATACCAGTGGCTCCTGTCTCGATTCGTCGTAGTTCGGACCGAAGTCGACGGTTTCCTTGTCGATGTCGGCCAGCATCTCTTCGGCGAGTTTGGTCATGCGCGCTTCGGTGTAGCGCATCGCGGCCGCTGAATCGCCATCCATCGATCCATAGTTGCCTTGGCCGTCGACGAGGGGATAACGCATGTTGAAGTTCTGCGCCATCCGCACGAGGGTATCGTAAATGGCCGTATCACCGTGGGGATGATAGTTGCCCATGATCTCACCCACGATCTTGGCTGACTTGCGGTAGGTCCGATTGGAGGCAAGGCCCATTTCGTTCATACCGAACAGGATGCGGCGATGGACCGGCTTGAGCCCATCGCGGACATCGGGCAATGCGCGTCCTACGATGACGCTCATCGCATAATCGAGGTATGACGACTTCATCTCGTCTTCTATCGCGATGTGGCCTAAGCGCTCATCAGGGGGCATATTTCCTCATTAATCGTTACTCCTGATAATGTGAAACGTAAGGATGTATTCGGTGTGTTCTCTTGTGATTCACGATGAGTGAATCACGTCATACGTCCAAGTTTCTCACTTCGAGGGCATGCGTTTGAATGAAATTCCGGCGCGGTTCGACTTCATCGCCCATCAAGATCGTAAAGATTTCATCGACGCCGGTGAGGTCTTCAAGCGTCACGCGCAAAAGCGTACGCATTTCAGGATTCATGGTTGTTTCCCAGAGCTGCCCCGGGTTCATCTCGCCGAGCCCTTTGTAGCGCTGGATGTTGAGCCCCTGCTTCCCCATATCCAAGATCGCCTTCACTAACTCATCGGTCGCCCGATGGTGATGTTCTTGCCCTTTGGCCTTGAGCTTGTACGGAGGGCGTCCTAACCCAACAACCGACGGAGTCAGTTTCTGTAGTTCACGAAAGTCCGCGGAACCGACGAGTTCATGTGTCACACACAGTTCATGAGTGACGCCGTTTGCATGCAGCCGGCAGACCACCTTATTTGATTGATGTTCTTCATCATGCAGCACCTCGAACTCCGGCATTACTTTTGGGAATACCACAGCCAGCGATGCCTTGACGTTCTCGACCGATCGTTGCAGTGCTGTTCGATCCTTAAGACGCTCGCGATCGAGCCCTGGTTCGTCGACAAATGCACGGAGCATCGCGGCTTCGTGGGACTTCTTATTGAGCCGACCGAGCAAGGTTTCAAAGGCAATCATTTTCTTCAGAATCGGCAACAGCCGACGTCCGGTCACATACCCTTGCGCCCCTTCCAGATACAGTTCGACATCTTCAACCGCCAGATCGGCTAGGTATTCGTTCAATAACCCTTCATCTTTGAGATACCGTTCCGTCTTGCCTTTCTTCACTTTGAACAGCGGCGGCTGCGCGATATAGATATACCCCCTTTCGATCAGCTCGGGCATCTGCCGGAAAAAGAACGTCAAGAGCAAGGTTCGGATGTGGCTGCCGTCCACATCGGCATCGGTCATGAGAATAATCTTATGATAGCGGGCCTTGGCGATGTCGAATGCATCTTTCTCCGGCTTGTCGCTCTCTTCGCGCCTGCGACCGATGCCGGTCCCCAGTGCCATGATGAGGGTCCGGATCTCATCGCTGGAGAGCATCTTGTCGAAACGCGCCTTTTCGACGTTCAAGATCTTCCCTTTCAAGGGCAGGATCGCTTGGAACTTGCGATCACGCCCTTGTTTCGCGGATCCGCCGGCTGAATCACCCTCCACGATGTAGAGTTCGCTCAAGGCCGGATCTTTTTCCGAACAATCAGCCAACTTCCCGGGCAATGAGCCGCCGTCGAGCGCACTCTTTCGCCGGATCAGATCCTTGGCTTTCCGCGCCGCTTCGCGAGCGCGGGCCGCGTCGATGGCCTTGCCGATGATCTTGCGAGCGACGGGAGGATTTTCCTCGAAATAATTTCCCAAGGCCTCGTTGACAGCGGCCTCGACCACGCCTTTCACCTCGCTGTTCCCAAGCTTCGCCTTCGTCTGACCCTCAAATTGCGGATTGCGCACCTTGACGCTGACCACTGCCGTCAGCCCCTCCCTCACATCGTCTCCTGTTAGAGATTCGGTTTCTTTCTTGAAGAGATCGTTGGCATTGGCGTAGGTGTTGATCGTCCTGGTGAGGGCCGCCTTGAATCCGACTAAATGCGTACCGCCTTCCTTTGTATTGATATTATTGGCGAACGAGAACAGGTTTTCCGCGTAGCTGTCATTGTACTGGAGCGCCACTTCCAGAACCATTTCTGGCTTCTCGACCTTGACGTAGATCGGCTTATGCAGCGGTGTTTTGGCTTCGTTGAGGTGCTCAACGAAAGACATGATGCCGCCCTTGTACAAGAACACTTGCTCTTTTGCTGGTTCTTTCCGCTCATCCCTCAGGGTAATGGCCAGGCCCTTATTTAAAAAAGCGAGCTCGCGGAGCCGCTGGGCCAACACGTCAAAACTAAACTCCAGCGTCTCAAATATTTGGCTGTCCGGTTTGAACCGAACTTGAGTCCCTCGGCGTTTTGTTTTCCCGGTTGCGCTGAGTGGAGCATCTGGCTTCCCACGTGCATAGCGCTGTTCGAACACTTGCCCATCCTGCCAGATCTCCAGTTCGAGCCACTCCGACAAGGCATTCACAACGGAGATACCGACTCCGTGTAAGCCGCCGGAGACCGTATAGGCTCCCTGCTCAAACTTGCCGCCTGCATGAAGGACCGTCAATGCCACTTCGGCGGCGGACTTTTTTTGCGTGGAGTGCATGCCGGTTGGAATGCCTCGCCCGTTGTCGATGACCGTCACACTTCCGTCGATATGGATCATGACCTCAATGGCCTCGCCAAACCCCGCCATATGTTCGTCGACACTGTTGTCCACGACTTCATAGACGAGGTGGTGGAGTCCATCGACGCCCGTACTCCCAATGTACATCGCCGGCCGCTTTCGGACGGCATCGAGGCCCTCAAGGACTTTGATCTGATCGGCGCTGTAGCTGTCTGATTTGGGCTGGGAAGAGTCGTCTGTGGTCATCCGTTTCCTAACCGTCTGTTGCGAAATGGGGTTCGCTTTGTTTGTTCCTGGGATACGAGTACGATGCCGGCGGACTTTTTCACGATCATCCCGCTAAATCTTAATGGGCATGACCACACATTTGAACCCCGGGCTTTCCGGTTCCTGAATCAGACAGGGACTGAGCGGAGTGTCCATCTGAAGCGAGAGGGTTTCCCCATCCATCACGCTGAAGACATCCAACAGGTAACGGGCATTGAATCCCGTCTGGATGGCCTCTCCTTCATAGTGGGCTGGCAATTCTTCCGTGGCTTCCCCGTAATCCGGACTGCTGGAAAACAAGGTCATCTTATCGGATGCGAAAGAAACCTTTACCGCGCTAGCTTTATCCTTGGCCAGTACCGACACCCGACGTAGCGCGCTCTCCAATTCACTTCGACTGACGCTGATCTTCTTGCCGCTTTCTTTTGGGATGACTTGTTGGTAGTTCGGGTAGTTGCCTTCCATCAACCGAGAGGTCAGCAGCAACCCGCTCTTTCGGAAAATCATGAGGTTTTTCGAAAAACCGATGAGCGGTTCGGTATCTACGCCCTCCTCCAAAAGACGGCGGATTTCATGCGCCGCCTTCTTCGGTATGATGGCTTTCATTTCCTGTGGCACACCTTTATTACCGGCTTTTCCGACTTCTTGCTCCGCCACTGCCAAACGATGGCCATCTGTGCCGACTAATCGCAACGAGGTTTTTTTGTCGGTCGCAACGAGAGTGACCAAGAGGCCGTTCAAGATATATCGAGCATCGTTATCCCCGGCGGCAAATAGTGTCTTCCGGATCAATTCCAGAAGGCCCTCTCCTGAGAGCGGTGTCAATCCCTCGCGCTCGATGGTCGGCAGTGCAGGATATTCGCTGCTGGGAAGGCCGACGACTTTGAATTGGCTCTTCCCGGCTTGGATGGTCGTCCAGTTGTTATCCGTCGACGTCAGTTCGATGTCGCCAGGGGGTAACTCTTTGACGATCTCGTATAATTTTCTGGCTGAGATGGTGACACCACCAGTCGAGAGAACGGTTCCCTTGTAGAGACCTCGCAATCCAATTTCGAGGTCGGTCGCGACAATTTCCACCCCATCCTGCTTGGCTTCCAACAAGATATTGGACAGAATCGGCATCGTATTTCGTTTCTCCACGACACCTTGGACCCGCTGAAGTCCCGTCAATAACTCATCTCGCCCAATACGTATTTTCATAGAGAATTCTCCCTGCGAAGCTCTTAACTACGAAGAATTTGCTCTTTCAATGTTTCAAGCGTCGCCTGCAACACCGTGTTGGTCTCCTTGGCCTTTGTGACCTGGCGACAGGCGTGAATGATGGTCGTATGATCTTTACCGCCAAATTGGCGCCCGATTTCGGGGTACGATGAATCAGTCAGCTCTCGACACAGATACATGGCAATCTGTCGAGGATGTACGAGCGTCTTACTCCTGCGGCGAGATTTCAGCTCCGTCATCTTCACATGAAATTGGGTACAGACCGCTTCTTGAATATCATCCATCGCAACGATCTTTTTCTTATCCCCAATAACATCGCGCAAGACGGTCTTAGCAAGATCAAGGCTTATCACCTGCCCGGTCAGCGAGGCATAGGCGCCTAGTCGAATCAGGCTGCCTTCCAATTCACGGATATTACTCTTCATCGTGATCGATAGGAACTGGATGACGTCTTCCGGCAGTTTAAGGCCATCATCTTCTGATTTTTTCCTCAGGATGGCAATGCGGGTCTCCACATCCGGCGGCTGCAAGTCTGCAATCAATCCCCATTCGAACCGAGATCGTAGACGCTCTTCGATATCCGGCATATCCTTAGGAAAGCGGTCACTTGAGAGAACAATCTGCTTATGTCCCTCATATAAGGCATTGAAGGTATGGAAGAATTCTTCCTGTGTGCGTTCCTTCCCGACCAGAAACTGGATATCGTCGATCATCAACATATCGATATGTCGATATCGTTTCCGTAAATCCATCATTTTGTCATATCGAATGGAGTTGATGACCTCATTAGTAAATTGCTCTGTCGTCAGATAGGCGATTCTTAGATCACTCTTTTCAGCGACATGATTTCCAATGGCGTTTAAGAGGTGGGTCTTCCCGAGTCCCACCCCTCCATAAATAAAGAGCGGGTTATAGGTCTGTCCTGGCTGTTCCGCTACGGCCATACAGGCTGCATGAGCAAATTGGTTGCCGGCACCGACTACGAAGTTCTTAAATATATATTTTGGGTTGAGCTGGATTCCCCGTCGCGGCTTTGGCTGGGTGACACCTCGCGGCGCAGTCACAACACTCTGTGGTTCAACCTCCTGCACAGTGCTCTTTTGGCGGACGGTGAATGCAACACCCATCAGCCCTCCACCACGAGCCGTGGCCATGGCTTCCGCTAATAGCGGTCCATAATGAGCATTCAGCCATTCTCCAAAAAACTTATTCGGAACCCCAATATGCGCCGTCGAGTCTTCTATCCGGTCGAGATGAACCGGTATAAACCATGTGTCATACACCTGCTTAGGAACTTTCGCCTGGATATACTGCAATGCTTCTTGCCAAACAGTGTCAATA from the Nitrospira sp. genome contains:
- the dnaN gene encoding DNA polymerase III subunit beta, giving the protein MKIRIGRDELLTGLQRVQGVVEKRNTMPILSNILLEAKQDGVEIVATDLEIGLRGLYKGTVLSTGGVTISARKLYEIVKELPPGDIELTSTDNNWTTIQAGKSQFKVVGLPSSEYPALPTIEREGLTPLSGEGLLELIRKTLFAAGDNDARYILNGLLVTLVATDKKTSLRLVGTDGHRLAVAEQEVGKAGNKGVPQEMKAIIPKKAAHEIRRLLEEGVDTEPLIGFSKNLMIFRKSGLLLTSRLMEGNYPNYQQVIPKESGKKISVSRSELESALRRVSVLAKDKASAVKVSFASDKMTLFSSSPDYGEATEELPAHYEGEAIQTGFNARYLLDVFSVMDGETLSLQMDTPLSPCLIQEPESPGFKCVVMPIKI
- the gyrB gene encoding DNA topoisomerase (ATP-hydrolyzing) subunit B, giving the protein MTTDDSSQPKSDSYSADQIKVLEGLDAVRKRPAMYIGSTGVDGLHHLVYEVVDNSVDEHMAGFGEAIEVMIHIDGSVTVIDNGRGIPTGMHSTQKKSAAEVALTVLHAGGKFEQGAYTVSGGLHGVGISVVNALSEWLELEIWQDGQVFEQRYARGKPDAPLSATGKTKRRGTQVRFKPDSQIFETLEFSFDVLAQRLRELAFLNKGLAITLRDERKEPAKEQVFLYKGGIMSFVEHLNEAKTPLHKPIYVKVEKPEMVLEVALQYNDSYAENLFSFANNINTKEGGTHLVGFKAALTRTINTYANANDLFKKETESLTGDDVREGLTAVVSVKVRNPQFEGQTKAKLGNSEVKGVVEAAVNEALGNYFEENPPVARKIIGKAIDAARAREAARKAKDLIRRKSALDGGSLPGKLADCSEKDPALSELYIVEGDSAGGSAKQGRDRKFQAILPLKGKILNVEKARFDKMLSSDEIRTLIMALGTGIGRRREESDKPEKDAFDIAKARYHKIILMTDADVDGSHIRTLLLTFFFRQMPELIERGYIYIAQPPLFKVKKGKTERYLKDEGLLNEYLADLAVEDVELYLEGAQGYVTGRRLLPILKKMIAFETLLGRLNKKSHEAAMLRAFVDEPGLDRERLKDRTALQRSVENVKASLAVVFPKVMPEFEVLHDEEHQSNKVVCRLHANGVTHELCVTHELVGSADFRELQKLTPSVVGLGRPPYKLKAKGQEHHHRATDELVKAILDMGKQGLNIQRYKGLGEMNPGQLWETTMNPEMRTLLRVTLEDLTGVDEIFTILMGDEVEPRRNFIQTHALEVRNLDV
- the smpB gene encoding SsrA-binding protein SmpB; translated protein: MAKETEDQGKVVATNRKAYHDYFIEEKFEAGIVLKGTEVKSLRDKRVNLQDSYADVKEGEVFLHHCHISPYSHGNMMNHDPIRTRKLLLHRKEINKLLGKTQQKGLTLIPLRIYFSERGQVKVELGLAKGKKQHDRRESIKAREAGREVERAIKERK
- a CDS encoding DUF721 domain-containing protein — protein: MAGPRTLDSFGSILSGLSKRLGLESRLLELRLQRRWHELVGEPMASHTWPAQIRFKKLYLVVRNSVWLQQLTFLKPALLTKLQAEFGTECVADIAGRVGELPASSEASSAPLTTDLGSPQPGESSAEVCSHTTVIQDPALREHFRKVISAYLVQAPPPPAKSPSRVP
- the dnaA gene encoding chromosomal replication initiator protein DnaA codes for the protein MSIDTVWQEALQYIQAKVPKQVYDTWFIPVHLDRIEDSTAHIGVPNKFFGEWLNAHYGPLLAEAMATARGGGLMGVAFTVRQKSTVQEVEPQSVVTAPRGVTQPKPRRGIQLNPKYIFKNFVVGAGNQFAHAACMAVAEQPGQTYNPLFIYGGVGLGKTHLLNAIGNHVAEKSDLRIAYLTTEQFTNEVINSIRYDKMMDLRKRYRHIDMLMIDDIQFLVGKERTQEEFFHTFNALYEGHKQIVLSSDRFPKDMPDIEERLRSRFEWGLIADLQPPDVETRIAILRKKSEDDGLKLPEDVIQFLSITMKSNIRELEGSLIRLGAYASLTGQVISLDLAKTVLRDVIGDKKKIVAMDDIQEAVCTQFHVKMTELKSRRRSKTLVHPRQIAMYLCRELTDSSYPEIGRQFGGKDHTTIIHACRQVTKAKETNTVLQATLETLKEQILRS
- the gyrA gene encoding DNA gyrase subunit A; the protein is MPPDERLGHIAIEDEMKSSYLDYAMSVIVGRALPDVRDGLKPVHRRILFGMNEMGLASNRTYRKSAKIVGEIMGNYHPHGDTAIYDTLVRMAQNFNMRYPLVDGQGNYGSMDGDSAAAMRYTEARMTKLAEEMLADIDKETVDFGPNYDESRQEPLVLPSRVPNLLINGAGGIAVGYATNIPTHNIAEIIDGLLLLLENQDVTIAQLMKKIPGPDFPTAGFIYGMSGIKAAYETGRGLLKLRAKVVVEIDERTERERLLVTEIPYQVNKVSLIKKIAELVQEDRIKGISDLRDESSDREGVRVVIELKRGEIPLVVLNNLYKHTPLETTFGVIMLALVNNRPEVLNLKQILHHFLDHRREVVVRRTAYELRKAEERAHILEGLKIALDNLDAVIALIRRSQSPDEARAGLMREFGLTEIQASAILDMRLQRLTQLERTKLVEEYQDVLRQIEYLKSILANRELVQTIIKDELTEIREAYKDERRTQIVKEEAEITLEDLIAAEEVIVTISHAGYIKRNAVSLYRAQRRGGKGKIGMGIKEEDFVVNLFTASTHDSLLFFTDAGKVYWLKVHEIPEASRAAKGKALVNLLALSSNEKVTATLPVKEFRDDRYIVMGTKKGIIKKTELSAFSNPRQGGIIALGLESGDKLISVQLTDGQREILLGTRQGLTIRFKEEEVRSMGRTAYGVKGITLEEGNEVIGMETITPDSTTSILTVTEGGYGKRTPVGEYRIQGRGGKGIISVKTTERNGLAVGFLQVRDDDQIMLMAAQGKVLRCKVDDIREIGRNTQGVRILDLDGEGDRVVGVARLAEVIEREDAGSEDTPEA